One window from the genome of Candidatus Synechococcus calcipolaris G9 encodes:
- a CDS encoding response regulator, producing MQAFDRVPQPSDHESDELTSLIQALAGYQESGFSGVIKISTKIPHTQRRLCYFLGFQDGNLTFSENKIPSPEEFVQSLGRYLKVGIMDSLMQYASNRTTDNPSVRELLEAIVSTRALSWDDLEKATMSRITVILERLLPYSCVTHTEADVEYDLSFGDDRHGISYEKVLERINERQKLWKQYLPIISSVEGIPHLREGVLPSVKHEPTAQHLKQWVNGKNSIADIAEALHQDPLTLAPLYLRWANEGLISVIDDHQPQTSGQTMPVVLTVDDSPIVQAMIRRALCENYEVIGATSAIDALGILNNRNVSLIFLDVTMPEIDGLEFCRTIRKIEKFKEIPVIMLTAKDGLIDRAKGHMAGTSRYLTKPVDKEMLLNTVQEFI from the coding sequence ATGCAAGCCTTTGATCGTGTTCCACAGCCATCAGATCACGAATCCGATGAATTAACGAGCCTTATTCAAGCCCTTGCTGGCTATCAAGAAAGTGGCTTTTCGGGGGTCATTAAAATCTCCACCAAAATTCCCCATACCCAAAGGCGACTATGCTACTTTCTCGGATTTCAAGACGGAAATCTCACATTTTCTGAAAATAAAATACCCTCCCCGGAAGAGTTTGTTCAATCCCTAGGGCGATACCTCAAGGTGGGGATCATGGATTCCCTAATGCAGTATGCCTCGAATCGCACCACTGACAATCCCTCTGTACGGGAACTATTAGAAGCCATCGTTAGTACCCGTGCCCTCTCCTGGGATGATCTGGAAAAAGCAACCATGAGTCGCATTACGGTGATCCTAGAGCGGTTACTGCCCTACTCCTGCGTGACCCACACCGAAGCCGATGTGGAATATGATCTCTCCTTTGGGGACGATCGCCATGGTATCAGTTACGAAAAAGTGCTTGAGCGGATTAACGAACGGCAAAAATTGTGGAAGCAATATCTACCGATCATTTCCTCAGTGGAAGGGATTCCCCACCTAAGGGAAGGAGTTTTGCCTAGCGTTAAGCATGAACCCACGGCCCAACATCTCAAGCAGTGGGTCAATGGTAAAAATTCCATTGCCGATATTGCCGAAGCCCTCCACCAAGATCCCCTCACCCTGGCTCCCTTATACCTGCGCTGGGCCAATGAAGGGTTGATTAGTGTTATTGACGATCACCAGCCCCAGACCAGTGGTCAAACCATGCCAGTGGTTCTAACGGTGGATGATAGCCCCATTGTTCAGGCCATGATTCGCCGGGCCCTGTGTGAAAACTATGAAGTCATTGGTGCCACCAGCGCCATTGATGCCCTAGGTATCTTAAATAATCGGAACGTGTCTCTGATTTTCTTGGATGTCACTATGCCGGAAATTGACGGCCTAGAGTTTTGCCGCACCATTCGTAAAATTGAAAAGTTCAAAGAGATTCCGGTGATCATGCTCACGGCCAAAGATGGCCTCATTGATCGGGCCAAAGGGCACATGGCCGGAACCAGTCGTTACCTCACCAAACCCGTTGATAAGGAGATGCTTTTGAATACGGTTCAAGAGTTCATCTAA
- a CDS encoding chemotaxis protein CheW yields MNYLRFRLQGLSYGLPLDIVKEVFFLPELTPLPEAPADIIGVLNLRGTLLPVMHLGKRLGLANPICLTTDIVITLEWQGLRVGVIVDTVEEVITLDPQQINPEPDYGRLNPLATAFMDGIAQVGENLILLVNPDTLIRSPEDVANLTDVDMETLVIPEDFYQLYAADMDTQGRSLLQQRKVDFAQTEKNSQEVEDPLILAIVKLEHERIGISLEYIREFVDISHYVPVPCCPEHIVGNMNLRGEIMTLIDIRPTLNLAQSAQHLRKAVVIEVDDISAAVLVEDVEDVLKVTYSDLRLSPFFGENHHRLGTVMQGDQIVTLLNTRQLLQGNSLMVEAA; encoded by the coding sequence ATGAATTATTTACGTTTCCGGCTCCAGGGATTGAGCTATGGATTGCCTTTGGACATCGTGAAGGAAGTTTTTTTTCTACCTGAACTCACGCCCCTTCCCGAAGCCCCCGCCGATATTATTGGAGTCTTGAATTTACGGGGAACCTTGCTACCCGTGATGCACCTAGGCAAACGATTGGGCCTGGCCAACCCCATTTGTTTGACAACGGATATCGTGATTACCTTGGAATGGCAAGGCCTACGGGTGGGGGTAATTGTTGACACGGTGGAGGAGGTCATTACCCTTGATCCCCAGCAGATCAATCCTGAACCCGATTATGGCCGCCTCAATCCCCTGGCAACCGCTTTTATGGATGGGATTGCCCAGGTGGGTGAAAATCTGATCCTTTTAGTGAATCCCGATACCCTGATTCGATCGCCGGAAGATGTAGCCAATCTCACGGACGTGGACATGGAGACCCTGGTGATTCCTGAGGATTTCTATCAGTTGTATGCCGCCGATATGGATACCCAGGGGCGATCGCTGTTGCAACAACGGAAGGTAGACTTTGCCCAAACTGAGAAGAATAGCCAAGAGGTGGAGGATCCCCTGATTTTGGCGATCGTCAAGCTGGAACATGAACGGATTGGCATTTCCCTGGAATATATTCGTGAGTTTGTGGACATCTCCCACTATGTTCCCGTTCCCTGCTGCCCTGAGCATATTGTCGGTAATATGAATCTGCGAGGGGAAATTATGACCCTGATTGATATTCGTCCGACCCTTAACTTGGCCCAGTCTGCTCAACACCTGCGTAAGGCAGTTGTCATTGAAGTGGATGACATTAGTGCCGCTGTTTTAGTTGAGGATGTGGAAGATGTACTTAAAGTCACCTATTCTGACCTGCGGTTGTCTCCATTCTTTGGTGAAAACCATCATCGCTTAGGAACAGTGATGCAGGGGGATCAGATAGTCACCCTGTTAAATACACGACAACTGTTGCAGGGAAATAGTTTGATGGTTGAGGCGGCGTAA
- a CDS encoding methyl-accepting chemotaxis protein, with the protein MRIRYQLYLLTSAVGFMAISSLGIILFSQTSKYPKIINEAGLVRGGTQRIVKLRLLGQVPTDLITATDERINTLINGDPAQDIPPATDPEFRQAMQNVQQQWDALKVELNRPQINTAAIAERSEELFDATNNANSVMEKIAGREYQRVFVLETVVVVAELIILVIVGFVIQRITKVLSGIANQIASASTETAAAIAEQEKVIAQQAASVNQTTTTMEELGASSRQSAEQADASSAGAKQTMELSTSGLQGVRHTTEGIDVLKDNVSAIAEKIMQLSEQTTQITSVSELVADIANQTNILALNAAVEAARAGEQGKGFSVVAQEVRKLADQSKKSAEKITALIRETQASINSTVMVTDEGTKTAAECIKLAQSTRETFETIADSINSVFVNSQQIALSSKQQAVGVQQAVSAMNAINLGAREASTSVSQIKTATQQLLESAQTLKERV; encoded by the coding sequence ATGCGGATTAGATACCAACTGTATTTACTGACCAGTGCCGTCGGCTTTATGGCCATTAGCAGCTTGGGGATTATTCTTTTCAGTCAAACCAGTAAATATCCCAAAATCATCAATGAGGCGGGCCTAGTGCGGGGGGGAACCCAGCGGATTGTCAAATTACGTCTCCTCGGCCAAGTCCCTACAGATTTAATAACGGCTACAGATGAGCGGATTAATACGTTGATCAATGGTGATCCAGCCCAGGATATTCCCCCAGCAACGGATCCTGAATTTCGCCAGGCAATGCAAAATGTGCAACAGCAGTGGGACGCCCTCAAGGTTGAACTCAATCGTCCCCAAATTAACACCGCTGCCATTGCTGAGAGGAGTGAAGAACTTTTTGATGCGACAAACAATGCTAACAGTGTAATGGAGAAAATAGCCGGCCGGGAATATCAACGGGTGTTTGTCCTGGAAACCGTGGTCGTTGTTGCCGAATTAATCATTTTGGTGATTGTTGGTTTTGTGATTCAACGGATTACCAAGGTTCTTTCCGGTATTGCCAACCAAATTGCCAGTGCCTCCACGGAAACCGCCGCCGCCATTGCCGAGCAGGAAAAGGTGATTGCCCAACAGGCCGCCTCGGTGAATCAAACTACTACCACCATGGAAGAATTGGGGGCCTCATCCCGCCAATCTGCGGAGCAAGCGGATGCCTCCTCGGCTGGAGCTAAACAGACCATGGAACTTTCCACCTCTGGGCTTCAGGGGGTGCGTCATACTACCGAAGGTATTGATGTCCTCAAAGATAACGTCTCGGCGATCGCAGAAAAGATTATGCAACTGAGCGAACAAACCACCCAAATCACTTCGGTGTCGGAACTGGTGGCAGACATTGCCAATCAGACCAATATTCTCGCCCTGAATGCCGCCGTGGAAGCCGCCCGGGCCGGGGAGCAGGGTAAGGGCTTCTCCGTCGTTGCCCAGGAAGTACGGAAGCTGGCGGATCAGAGTAAAAAATCCGCAGAAAAGATTACCGCCCTGATTCGGGAAACCCAGGCCTCCATTAATAGCACCGTCATGGTCACGGACGAAGGAACCAAAACCGCCGCCGAATGTATTAAATTGGCCCAGTCCACCCGGGAAACCTTTGAAACCATTGCCGATTCCATTAATTCCGTCTTTGTCAACAGTCAACAGATTGCCCTGAGTTCTAAGCAGCAAGCCGTGGGGGTGCAGCAGGCCGTCTCCGCCATGAATGCTATTAACTTAGGAGCCAGGGAAGCTTCCACCAGTGTGTCCCAGATCAAAACCGCCACCCAACAACTGCTTGAGTCTGCCCAGACCCTGAAAGAGCGAGTGTAA
- a CDS encoding hybrid sensor histidine kinase/response regulator, which produces MYIEDDELRNLYQAASQEHLHNIEAGLLVLEKQPQDRGKLEELLRETHSLKGDSRMLGVTDAESLTHHIEEILTAVHNGEASFSPQVFDCLYEGVDAIKKVAQEAVTGTPSGVSVFHVSAQLLALIGSSSEGEDPAQIPDRGAEVAPDLTPEPTLFEADLGAIADFEQLLRDTTAQESEPRLPLPPPPEIPSPQEIVEEEYRFDTVRIEATKLDALMHHIGELSVTQQRIARQRIVIHTLNELWEEAQRQASQGQQFLGSDSSTVPLRQTYHQLQKQLDLIGQSLQQLVGNTQVDDSRLEVLADILETDVRNLQLLPFSSIFNLFPRTVRDLAKQQKKQVDFIVEGADNSVDRRILEEMKAPLTHLLRNAIDHGIESPEERLSQGKPAAATLILRGAIRGSEIVIEVTDDGRGLDLEAIKQTAIKRGLRTATELAMMTPSQIEALVFMPGFSTRSQVTEISGRGVGLDVVRANVERLKGTLTVTSRPQNGCTFRVTLRGNRATIPILVVRLGETYYGVPTDAVETSLLLTTDQMITIDGSPSIVWQGQPIGVSWLADILDHPHRDRLRQYPCMVLRQGEHYRGMIVDELIDCQDIQLKTQSKLLKRVPNLLGVTILSSGEICHILNPQDLIQVPGAHTSLERLSAEAIAKPNVLLVEDSLPIRTQLRRILEASGYAVTTAVDGMDGFHQLRAGEFDAVVSDVEMPNQSGIEMTEKIRRLSDYNKLPIILVTTLAADSDRQRAMNAGASAYLTKGDFDQTLLLNTLRNFIYGEN; this is translated from the coding sequence ATGTATATCGAGGACGACGAACTACGGAATCTTTACCAGGCAGCCAGTCAGGAGCATCTGCACAATATTGAAGCAGGTCTTTTGGTTCTGGAAAAGCAACCGCAGGATCGGGGCAAGCTGGAGGAGCTACTCCGGGAAACCCACTCCCTGAAGGGGGACTCCAGAATGCTGGGGGTAACAGACGCCGAATCCTTGACCCATCACATCGAAGAAATTCTCACGGCCGTTCACAATGGCGAGGCGAGTTTTTCACCCCAGGTATTTGATTGCCTCTACGAAGGCGTAGATGCGATTAAAAAAGTTGCCCAGGAAGCGGTGACGGGAACTCCCTCCGGCGTTAGTGTCTTCCATGTGTCTGCCCAACTTTTGGCCCTCATTGGTTCCAGCAGTGAGGGGGAAGACCCAGCCCAAATCCCAGATAGAGGAGCGGAAGTTGCCCCAGATCTAACCCCAGAACCTACCTTGTTTGAGGCTGACCTAGGGGCGATCGCTGATTTTGAACAACTGCTCAGGGATACCACGGCCCAGGAATCGGAACCCCGTCTGCCCCTGCCTCCACCCCCAGAGATTCCCTCTCCCCAGGAAATAGTAGAAGAAGAATATCGCTTTGATACGGTGCGAATTGAGGCCACTAAACTCGATGCCCTCATGCACCACATTGGCGAGTTAAGCGTGACCCAGCAGCGGATTGCCCGCCAGCGGATTGTCATCCATACCCTGAATGAACTTTGGGAAGAGGCCCAACGCCAAGCCAGCCAAGGGCAACAGTTCTTAGGCAGTGATTCCAGTACGGTTCCCCTGCGCCAAACCTACCACCAGTTACAAAAGCAGCTTGACTTGATTGGTCAATCCCTACAGCAGTTGGTGGGTAATACCCAGGTGGATGATTCCCGCCTAGAAGTCTTGGCAGATATTCTGGAAACCGATGTTCGCAATCTTCAGCTTCTGCCCTTTTCCAGTATTTTTAACCTCTTTCCACGCACAGTGCGGGATCTGGCCAAGCAACAGAAGAAACAGGTTGATTTTATTGTGGAAGGAGCCGACAACTCCGTGGATCGCCGCATCCTAGAGGAAATGAAGGCCCCCCTCACCCACCTGCTACGGAATGCCATTGATCACGGAATTGAATCACCGGAGGAGCGACTGAGCCAGGGCAAACCAGCGGCAGCCACCTTAATTCTGCGGGGGGCGATCCGGGGCAGTGAAATTGTCATCGAAGTGACGGATGATGGTCGGGGCTTAGACCTGGAGGCCATTAAGCAAACGGCCATTAAGCGGGGATTACGCACCGCCACCGAACTGGCCATGATGACTCCTAGCCAGATTGAAGCCTTGGTCTTTATGCCAGGGTTTTCCACCCGCTCCCAGGTGACGGAAATTTCTGGCCGGGGCGTGGGTCTGGATGTGGTACGGGCCAATGTGGAGCGACTCAAGGGAACCCTGACGGTGACATCCCGCCCCCAAAATGGCTGTACCTTTCGGGTGACGTTGCGGGGAAATCGGGCCACCATCCCCATTCTTGTTGTCCGCCTGGGGGAAACCTACTATGGCGTGCCCACGGATGCGGTGGAAACCTCGCTCCTACTCACCACGGATCAAATGATCACCATTGATGGAAGTCCCAGTATTGTCTGGCAGGGACAGCCCATTGGGGTGAGTTGGTTGGCGGATATTTTGGATCATCCCCACCGCGATCGCCTGCGTCAGTATCCCTGTATGGTGCTGCGCCAAGGGGAGCATTATCGGGGCATGATTGTGGACGAGTTAATTGATTGCCAAGATATTCAACTCAAAACCCAGAGTAAACTACTGAAACGGGTTCCCAACCTCCTGGGGGTGACGATTCTCAGTAGTGGTGAAATTTGCCATATTCTCAATCCCCAGGATCTGATTCAGGTGCCTGGGGCCCACACCTCCCTGGAACGGCTCAGTGCCGAGGCGATCGCCAAGCCCAATGTCCTACTGGTGGAAGATTCCCTGCCCATTCGTACCCAGTTGCGCCGGATTTTAGAAGCGTCGGGCTATGCGGTGACAACGGCCGTGGATGGCATGGACGGCTTTCATCAGTTGCGGGCCGGGGAGTTTGATGCGGTGGTCTCGGATGTGGAAATGCCCAACCAATCTGGCATTGAAATGACTGAGAAAATTCGCCGCTTAAGTGACTATAATAAGTTGCCGATTATTCTCGTCACCACCTTAGCCGCCGATAGCGATCGCCAACGGGCCATGAATGCCGGGGCCAGTGCCTACCTGACCAAGGGGGATTTTGATCAGACGTTATTGTTGAATACCTTAAGGAATTTTATTTATGGCGAAAATTAA
- a CDS encoding response regulator — translation MAKIKVVLIEDSVVALEILQRLINSSEEVEVVGTALDGASGLQVIEQNQPDVICTDLQMPGMDGLEFTKEVMKRFPRPVLVVSNAVQPSDVDNIYNLMQAGALDFFPKPTSGISTDYERLKSALVTKIKVLASKRVS, via the coding sequence ATGGCGAAAATTAAAGTAGTTCTCATTGAAGATTCCGTGGTGGCCCTAGAAATTCTGCAACGGCTGATCAACTCATCAGAGGAAGTGGAAGTCGTAGGTACGGCCCTAGATGGTGCCTCAGGTCTCCAAGTAATTGAGCAAAATCAGCCGGACGTGATTTGTACCGATCTTCAGATGCCTGGCATGGATGGGCTGGAGTTCACGAAGGAAGTGATGAAACGCTTTCCCCGGCCGGTTCTGGTCGTTAGCAACGCGGTGCAGCCCAGTGATGTGGATAATATCTATAATTTGATGCAGGCAGGGGCTCTCGACTTCTTTCCCAAGCCCACCAGTGGCATATCCACGGATTACGAACGGCTCAAGAGTGCCCTTGTCACTAAGATTAAGGTTCTCGCCAGCAAGCGTGTCTCCTAA
- the cheB gene encoding chemotaxis-specific protein-glutamate methyltransferase CheB: MAIRVFLVEDSPIALHILEQILQAAPGLEVVGTAQNGKDALLRIPESKPDVICTDLYMKEMDGVELTRQIMARYPRPILVISVAVGQGNEQNAFQLLQAGAIDVFPKPGTGLIADYDRGQLINKIKVLAGVKVFTRPLRPTLGTPTNGQSSGQPSSPPIKFQQNGKYTIIGIGASTGGPQAIAKILSKLPGNFPLPILCTQHISMGFLEGLVSWIRQECALKVKIGETGETPQPGVVYFAPDQCNLELDRRGKLLLSAPTASERHCPSVNVMLRSLALVFGQEAIGILLTGMGDDGADGMRCLAAAGGLTIAQDEATCIVYGMPKEAIALGAVQHTLAIDAIGESLVTYCRR; encoded by the coding sequence ATGGCTATCCGTGTCTTTCTGGTGGAAGATTCCCCCATTGCCCTGCACATCCTAGAGCAAATTCTGCAAGCCGCCCCCGGTCTGGAGGTGGTGGGAACTGCCCAAAATGGCAAAGATGCCCTCCTGCGTATTCCTGAATCCAAGCCCGATGTGATCTGCACCGATCTCTACATGAAGGAGATGGATGGGGTGGAGCTTACACGTCAGATTATGGCCCGCTATCCCCGCCCCATTTTGGTGATTAGTGTGGCCGTGGGCCAAGGCAACGAGCAAAATGCCTTTCAGTTATTGCAGGCCGGGGCGATCGATGTTTTTCCAAAACCGGGGACAGGATTGATTGCCGACTACGACCGAGGGCAACTGATTAATAAAATCAAGGTTCTGGCAGGGGTTAAGGTATTTACGCGGCCCCTGCGGCCAACCCTGGGTACACCCACTAATGGACAATCCTCTGGGCAACCGTCATCGCCCCCAATCAAGTTTCAACAAAATGGAAAATATACCATTATTGGTATTGGTGCATCCACAGGGGGCCCCCAGGCGATCGCCAAGATTCTGTCCAAACTGCCGGGGAATTTTCCCTTACCCATTCTCTGTACGCAGCATATTAGTATGGGTTTTCTGGAGGGGCTGGTCTCGTGGATCCGCCAGGAATGTGCCCTAAAAGTGAAAATTGGTGAAACCGGCGAAACACCGCAACCGGGGGTGGTCTATTTTGCCCCCGATCAATGTAACCTGGAACTGGATCGCCGGGGAAAATTACTCCTGTCTGCTCCCACTGCCTCAGAACGCCACTGTCCCTCAGTGAATGTGATGTTACGATCCCTTGCCTTAGTCTTTGGCCAGGAAGCCATTGGTATTCTACTGACGGGAATGGGGGATGATGGTGCCGATGGAATGCGCTGTTTGGCCGCAGCGGGGGGACTCACCATTGCCCAAGATGAAGCCACCTGTATTGTCTATGGGATGCCCAAGGAAGCCATTGCCCTAGGTGCGGTGCAACATACCTTGGCGATCGATGCCATTGGTGAATCTTTGGTGACATACTGCCGACGCTGA
- a CDS encoding histidine phosphatase family protein, with protein sequence MSTRVVIVRHGESTFNAEGRVQGHSDASALSDRGRQMAQRVAQALKGIAFDAFYTSPLRRAQETAAEIFAGIANGSIPSPYPLKTLIEISLPQWEDMYFEEVKEKFPEAYRCWQEQPHLLAMDIKDEAGNVTTFYPGRDLFERAQQVWPTLLEQHSGQTILIVAHSGINRALICTALGMGIEGYLRFQQANCGITVLNFPGAWGQPAQLEALNVTSHLGNPFPTPRFKEQTLRIFLVRHGETDWNRQGRFQGQIDVPLNATGQAQGEQVAAFLKEVSFHQAISSPMLRPKATAEAILAHHPQVPLKLIPAFAEISHGDWEGKFEPEVEALYPGELHRWRQTPAVVQMPNGENLRQVWERAIAAWEQLINELRESPSSPQQLPHQVLVVAHDAINKLILCQVAGLGIEQFWHFKQGNGGVSIIDYPLQGGHPRLQAMNITTHLGGVLDPTAAGAL encoded by the coding sequence CTGTCCACACGAGTTGTTATTGTCCGCCACGGCGAAAGTACATTTAATGCCGAGGGGCGTGTCCAGGGCCACAGTGATGCCTCTGCCCTCAGCGATCGCGGCCGGCAAATGGCCCAACGGGTTGCCCAGGCCCTTAAGGGGATTGCCTTTGATGCCTTCTATACCAGTCCCCTGCGCCGGGCCCAAGAAACCGCCGCCGAAATTTTTGCCGGCATTGCCAATGGTTCCATTCCCTCACCCTACCCCCTCAAAACCCTCATCGAAATTTCCCTACCCCAGTGGGAAGATATGTATTTTGAAGAGGTTAAAGAAAAATTTCCTGAGGCCTACCGCTGTTGGCAAGAGCAACCCCACTTGTTGGCCATGGATATTAAAGACGAGGCCGGCAACGTTACTACCTTTTATCCGGGGCGAGACCTCTTTGAGCGGGCCCAGCAGGTGTGGCCAACCCTACTAGAGCAGCATTCTGGGCAAACTATTTTAATTGTGGCCCACAGTGGCATTAATCGGGCCCTGATCTGTACCGCCCTAGGGATGGGTATTGAAGGATATTTACGTTTCCAGCAGGCCAACTGCGGCATTACGGTGCTTAATTTTCCCGGTGCCTGGGGGCAGCCGGCCCAGCTAGAGGCCCTTAATGTCACCAGTCATTTGGGGAATCCCTTTCCCACACCTCGGTTTAAGGAACAAACCCTGCGAATTTTTTTAGTGCGCCATGGGGAGACCGATTGGAATCGTCAGGGTCGGTTTCAAGGTCAAATCGATGTTCCCCTCAATGCCACGGGCCAGGCCCAGGGGGAGCAAGTGGCCGCCTTTCTAAAAGAGGTGTCCTTCCATCAAGCCATTAGCAGTCCGATGCTGCGGCCGAAGGCGACGGCGGAGGCCATCCTGGCCCATCATCCCCAGGTTCCCCTGAAATTGATACCGGCCTTTGCAGAAATTAGCCATGGGGACTGGGAAGGAAAGTTTGAACCGGAGGTGGAAGCCCTCTATCCGGGGGAACTTCATCGCTGGCGGCAGACTCCGGCGGTGGTGCAAATGCCCAATGGCGAAAATCTACGGCAGGTTTGGGAGCGGGCGATCGCCGCGTGGGAGCAATTAATTAACGAATTACGGGAATCGCCTTCCAGCCCCCAGCAGTTGCCCCATCAGGTGTTAGTGGTTGCCCATGATGCCATTAATAAATTGATTTTGTGTCAAGTGGCGGGGTTAGGGATTGAGCAGTTCTGGCATTTTAAGCAGGGCAATGGCGGTGTGAGTATCATTGACTATCCCCTCCAGGGCGGTCATCCCCGCTTACAAGCCATGAATATTACCACCCATTTAGGCGGAGTTTTGGACCCCACGGCCGCTGGAGCATTGTAG
- a CDS encoding dihydroorotase translates to MVVRLLQQVRILDPVNQRDVCGDVLLDDRSILAIAPHIDTYPDETYCQNAQGLILGPGLVDLYSHSGEPGYEYRETLASLVAAAAAGGFSRIHLLPDTQPAIDGPAVWQQIQAGLSQNAQNSRVQVGAWAGLTQNLGGTALNDLAELAASGIVGFSDSRGLTHWPLLQRALEYLQPFNRPVALWPFDSGLGGQGVMRQSPEAVALGLVEQGAIAETGPLAMILELAATVELPIHVMRLSTARSVEMMEQVYAQGQAPAFKPTASVSWLHLLLNTTDLGSYDPNLRLDPPLGTPRDQQALIAGVKSGAIAAIAIDHTPLTYEEKMVSFAEALPGAIGLELALPCLWQQLVTTEQLTALELWQALSTRPAEILGQTPAQLVPGQPSEVILFDPNPVWTVTADALHSHAQNTPFLGKTLQGKVVTHLLYDRPGD, encoded by the coding sequence ATGGTGGTTCGGTTGCTGCAACAGGTTCGCATTCTTGATCCGGTGAACCAGCGGGACGTTTGCGGCGATGTGTTGCTCGATGATCGATCCATTTTGGCGATCGCCCCCCACATTGACACCTACCCTGACGAAACATACTGTCAAAATGCCCAGGGCTTGATTTTGGGGCCGGGCTTGGTGGATCTCTACAGCCATTCCGGTGAACCGGGCTATGAATACCGGGAAACCCTCGCTTCTCTGGTGGCGGCGGCGGCGGCGGGGGGATTTAGTCGCATCCATCTGTTGCCCGATACCCAACCGGCGATCGATGGCCCAGCGGTCTGGCAACAGATTCAGGCCGGTCTATCGCAAAATGCTCAAAATTCTCGGGTACAGGTGGGGGCATGGGCAGGGTTGACCCAAAATTTAGGGGGAACAGCCCTAAACGATCTGGCAGAGTTAGCCGCCAGTGGCATTGTTGGCTTTAGCGATAGCCGTGGCTTAACCCATTGGCCCCTCTTGCAGCGGGCCCTAGAGTATCTCCAACCCTTTAATCGGCCCGTGGCCCTGTGGCCCTTTGATTCTGGCTTAGGGGGGCAGGGGGTGATGCGCCAAAGTCCTGAGGCTGTGGCATTGGGTTTAGTGGAGCAGGGGGCGATCGCCGAGACGGGGCCCCTGGCCATGATCCTGGAGTTAGCCGCCACCGTCGAATTGCCCATCCATGTCATGCGCCTGTCCACGGCCCGCAGTGTGGAGATGATGGAACAGGTTTACGCCCAAGGCCAGGCCCCCGCCTTCAAACCCACCGCAAGTGTCTCCTGGCTCCATTTACTTTTGAATACCACCGATTTAGGCAGTTATGATCCCAACTTACGGCTCGATCCTCCCCTAGGAACCCCCAGGGATCAGCAGGCCCTCATTGCTGGTGTCAAATCCGGGGCGATCGCCGCCATTGCCATTGATCACACCCCCCTGACCTACGAAGAAAAGATGGTGTCCTTTGCCGAAGCCCTACCAGGGGCCATTGGCCTAGAGCTGGCCCTACCCTGTCTATGGCAGCAGCTTGTCACCACGGAGCAACTAACGGCCCTAGAGTTATGGCAGGCCTTGAGTACCCGTCCCGCCGAGATTTTGGGGCAAACCCCGGCCCAACTCGTCCCTGGTCAACCCTCGGAAGTGATTCTCTTTGATCCCAACCCGGTCTGGACGGTTACAGCGGATGCGCTCCATAGCCATGCCCAAAATACGCCCTTTTTAGGAAAAACACTCCAGGGTAAAGTTGTGACCCACCTCCTCTACGATCGCCCAGGAGATTAG